The Panicum virgatum strain AP13 chromosome 5K, P.virgatum_v5, whole genome shotgun sequence genome has a window encoding:
- the LOC120710413 gene encoding probable E3 ubiquitin-protein ligase ATL44: MSSPGAGSGAPPLYDGGGARPLTRRQQEYSFSGRILLTSVVILGILAVVFFLLRLLLCQFVARGRGSLAAGVRRSLGRSARHGLDAPALAALPVTAYRRKPELQADGGGGPASASTSGAVASGATECAVCLSELADGEKVRALPSCGHVFHVECVDAWLRSRTTCPVCRAEVRPGKGAGTGDARPPPAPAPAPALFGAGGTLVVTVEGGVAVAETSDGRPPRAAGLRGQPPG; encoded by the coding sequence ATGTCGAGCCCCGGCGCGGGGAGCGGCGCCCCGCCGCtgtacgacggcggcggcgctcgcccgctCACGCGGCGGCAGCAGGAGTACAGCTTCAGCGGCCGCATCCTGCTCACGTCGGTCGTCATCCTCGGCATCCTCGccgtcgtcttcttcctcctccggctcctgcTCTGCCAGTTCGTGGCGCGCGGCCGGGGCAGCCTGGCCGCGGGCGTCCGCCGCTCCTTGGGCAGGAGCGCCCGCCACGGGCTCGAcgcgcccgcgctcgccgcgctgccGGTCACCGCCTACCGCCGCAAGCCGGAGCTgcaggccgacggcggcggcgggcccgcctcggcctccaccAGCGGCGCCGTGGCGTCGGGGGCGACGGAGTGCGCCGTGTGCCTGTCGGAGCTCGCGGACGGCGAGAAGGTGCGCGCGCTGCCGAGCTGCGGGCACGTCTTCCACGTCGAGTGCGTCGACGCGTGGCTGCGGTCCAGGACCACGTGCCCGGTGTGCCGAGCGGAGGTGCGGCCGGGCAAGGGGGCGGGGACCGGggacgcgcggccgccgccggctccggctccggctccggcgttGTTCGGTGCGGGGGGCACGTTGGTCGTGACCGTGGAAGGCGGCGTTGCGGTCGCGGAGACCAGTGACGGGCGCCCGCCCCGTGCTGCTGGGCTCCGCGGTCAACCGCCCGGGTAG
- the LOC120705609 gene encoding transcription factor PCF5-like produces the protein MGDAGQSHHHHHHGFQPQLLSFGGGGGAQHHVHQFAAQAQAPSAASHSRSRGGAAAGGEIVAATSASHSRVRGSGGGEIVAVQGGHIVRSTGRKDRHSKVCTARGPRDRRVRLSAHTAIQFYDVQDRLGYDRPSKAVDWLIKNAKDAIDKLEVLPAWQPTAAAANANAAAAPPSSSTHPDSADNSDDKAQAITVAHTSFDFPGARGASGGGASGTGFLPPSLDSDSIADTIKSFFPMAGTAGGEASSSTAAAQSSAMGGFQSYTHDLLSRTGSHSQELRLSLQPLPDPMFHQQQDRSHAYGGNGSAQQALFPGYSFGGGAMWAAEQAQGQRMLPWNVPDPGGGSTTGGYLFNVSQQAALAGQSQFFFQRGPLQSSNLPSDRGWPETVEADNPMQQQQHQHQGGLSPAVFAPGIGFSGFRIPTRIQGDEEHNDGGNGDKPPPPSVSSASHH, from the coding sequence atgggcgacgccggccagtcccaccaccaccaccaccacggctTCCAGCCGCAGCTCCTCTCcttcgggggcggcggcggcgcccagcaccacGTGCACCAGTTcgcggcgcaggcgcaggcgcccTCGGCGGCGTCCCACTCGCGGTCgcggggaggagcagcagcgggcGGCGAGATCGTGGCCGCGACGTCCGCATCGCACTCGCGCGtgagaggcagcggcggcggcgagatcgTGGCGGTCCAGGGAGGGCACATTGTGCGCTCCACGGGGCGCAAGGACCGGCACAGCAAGGTCTGCACGGCGCGCGGGCCGCGCGACCGCCGCGTGCGCCTCTCGGCGCACACCGCCATCCAGTTCTACGACGTGCAGGACCGCCTGGGCTACGACCGCCCCAGCAAGGCCGTCGACTGGCTCATCAAGAACGCCAAGGACGCCATCGACAAGCTCGAGGTGCTGCCCGCGTGGcagcccacggccgccgccgccaatgccaatgccgccgccgcgccgccgtcctcctcgacccaccCCGACTCCGCCGAcaactccgacgacaaggcgcaGGCCATCACCGTCGCGCACACGTCCTTCGACTTCCCCGGCGCCCGTGGAgccagcggtggcggcgccagcggcacaGGCTTCCTCCCGCCGTCGCTCGACTCCGACTCCATCGCGGACACGATCAAGTCCTTCTTTCCCATGGCCGGCACGGCGGGCGGAGAGGCGTCCtcgtccacggcggcggcgcagtcgTCGGCCATGGGGGGCTTCCAGAGCTACACGCACGACCTCCTGTCGCGCACCGGCAGCCACAGCCAGGAGCTCCGGCTGTCGCTGCAGCCTCTCCCAGACCCCATGTTCCACCAGCAGCAGGACCGGTCGCACGCCTACGGCGGCAATGGCTCCGCGCAGCAGGCGCTCTTCCCTGGCTACtcgttcggcggcggcgccatgtgGGCCGCCGAGCAGGCGCAGGGCCAGCGCATGCTGCCGTGGAACGTGCCCGACCCAGGCGGCGGGAGCACTACTGGCGGCTACCTGTTCAACGTGTCGCAGCAGGCGGCGCTTGCCGGCCAGAGCCAGTTCTTCTTCCAGAGGGGACCCCTTCAGTCCAGTAACCTGCCCTCCGACCGAGGATGGCCGGAGACCGTCGAAGCCGACAACccgatgcagcagcagcagcaccagcaccaaGGGGGGCTCAGCCCCGCCGTGTTCGCGCCCGGCATCGGCTTCTCCGGTTTCCGCATCCCCACCAGGATACAGGGCGACGAGGAGCACAACGACGGCGGCAATGGcgacaagccgccgccgccgtctgtgTCCTCGGCTTCTCACCACTGA